One part of the Xiphophorus maculatus strain JP 163 A chromosome 1, X_maculatus-5.0-male, whole genome shotgun sequence genome encodes these proteins:
- the gpr153 gene encoding probable G-protein coupled receptor 153 yields the protein MVDEMTTMKDDIINANTLAWLVCSGVSILANTWSILSVSAKQKKWKPLEFLICTLAGTHILNMAIPITMYCVITLRRQHSNYEWNEGLCKVFVSTFYTLTLVTCFSVTSLSYHRMWMVRWPVNYRLSNTKKQAVHTVMGIWMVSFILSTLPAVGWHDTIDRFYTSDCRFIVTEIGLGFGVCFLLLIGGSVAMGVICIGIALFQTFSIQAGHNADKNKFNVPTIVVEDAQGKRRSSIDGSEPLKTSLQITYLISGIVFIYDFLTGFPILVVSFASLKFDRSYNWMVLCVLWCSIAQSILLPMFLWACDRYRADIRMVWEKCVAIMSNDEVDEENSQDGGIHADLIYDRPYDYSSAPEIVTIDRNAKFEFSTLERGVLQGYPLREQQEDKMQYLQVPPTRRYSHDETDMWTSDQIPSYLHRWGSTEDVIVTAHYSSTLPRRERRRSSLVSYHEESHYHHHPHRKRRRSEDSMHSLRHLPRIVCGGERYEDELWCFSRDEVINFIDETPVPSPRRSPRRTSTVSLIPNVYEQHAIILPHFPLTDFEREPQALRRTSEHKRSSSSRGNSPEGSPKPDWSPGKMSHGACGSGKGCSKGQRDGGQQDRGGSPRRRERSAGHSGSRHRTGEGAVSNAGADWLKQKHLIKAESKGSTNSFLSTPSASSSGYITFHSDSVGSTT from the exons ATGGTGGATGAGATGACCACTATGAAGGATGACATCATCAATGCCAACACGCTGGCTTGGCTGGTCTGCTCGGGCGTGTCCATCCTGGCCAACACTTGGAGCATTCTTAGCGTCAGTGCTAAGCAGAAGAAGTGGAAACCGCTGGAGTTCCTCATCTGCACCCTGGCAGGGACACACATTCTCAACATGGCCATCCCCATCACCATGTACTGTGTCATAACGCTGCGGCGGCAGCACTCTAACTACGAGTGGAACGAGGGTCTGTGCAAGGTGTTTGTCTCTACCTTTTACACGCTAACATTGGTCACCTGCTTCTCGGTCACCTCGCTCTCCTATCACCGCATGTGGATGGTCCGCTGGCCAGTGAACTACAG GTTGAGTAACACCAAAAAGCAGGCGGTTCACACAGTGATGGGTATCTGGATGGTGTCCTTCATCCTGTCCACGCTCCCAGCAGTGGGCTGGCACGACACCATCGATCGCTTCTACACCTCCGACTGCAGATTCATTGTGACAGAGATCGGCCTGGGCTTCGGCGTGTGCTTCCTGCTGCTCATCGGTGGCAGCGTGGCCATGGGCGTGATCTGCATCGGCATTGCTCTCTTCCAGACCTTCTCCATTCAGGCGGGCCATAACGCCGACAAGAACAAGTTCAATGTCCCGACCATCGTGGTGGAGGATGCTCAGGGGAAGCGCAGATCATCCATTGACGGATCAGAGCCTCTCAAGACTTCGCTGCAGATCACTTACCTGATCAGTGGCATCGTCTTCATCTACGACTTCCTGACTGGCTTCCCCATACTG GTGGTGAGCTTTGCCAGTCTGAAGTTCGACCGCTCCTATAACTGGATGGTGCTGTGTGTGCTGTGGTGCTCCATCGCTCAGTCCATTTTGCTGCCCATGTTCCTCTGGGCTTGCGACCGTTACCGGGCCGACATCCGTATGGTGTGGGAGAAGTGTGTCGCCATCATGTCCAACGATGAAGTGGATGAGG AAAACAGCCAAGATGGAGGAATTCATGCCGACTTAATATATGACAGACCATATGACTATAGCTCGGCGCCTGAAATCGTGACGATAGACCGTAATGCCAAGTTTGAGTTCTCAACCTTAGAAAGGGGGGTTCTGCAAGGGTATCCATTGAGGGAACAACAGGAAGATAAAATGCAGTATTTGCAG GTGCCCCCTACAAGAAGATACTCCCACGACGAAACAGACATGTGGACCAGCGACCAGATCCCCTCATACCTGCATCGATGGGGCTCCACCGAGGACGTGATAGTGACTGCCCACTACAGCTCCACCTTGCCGCGCCGCGAGAGGCGCAGGAGCAGCCTGGTCTCCTACCACGAGGAGAGCCACTATCATCACCACCCTCACCGCAAGCGGCGGCGATCTGAGGACAGCATGCACTCCCTCAGGCACCTGCCCCGCATCGTGTGCGGCGGGGAGCGCTACGAGGACGAGCTGTGGTGCTTCAGCCGCGACGAGGTGATTAACTTTATAGACGAGACTCCCGTGCCGAGCCCCAGGAGGAGCCCGCGCCGCACGTCCACCGTCTCCCTCATCCCCAACGTGTACGAGCAGCACGCCATCATCCTTCCCCACTTTCCACTCACAGACTTTGAGCGGGAGCCCCAGGCACTCAGGCGGACCTCTGAGCacaagaggagcagcagcagcaggggcAACTCGCCAGAGGGCTCCCCCAAACCGGATTGGTCCCCTGGTAAGATGAGCCACGGGGCTTGTGGCTCAGGGAAGGGCTGCAGTAAAGGCCAGCGTGACGGGGGACAGCAGGACAGAGGGGGCTCACCCCGACGCAGAGAGAGGAGTGCAGGGCACTCTGGCAGCAGGCACAGGACAGGTGAAGGTGCCGTGTCCAATGCtggagctgattggctgaagcAAAAGCACCTCATCAAGGCTGAGAGTAAAGGCAGCACAAACAGTTTCCTAAGCACACCTTCAGCATCGTCCTCGGGATACATTACCTTTCACTCTGATTCTGTTGGCTCCACCACCTGA